From one Helicobacter sp. MIT 21-1697 genomic stretch:
- a CDS encoding acyl-CoA dehydrogenase family protein, whose translation MLSLENLEQKAAEFGRAFVAPHTESIDKEARFPKEAYNELKKQGFMGLLVPKEYGGSGGNCAHHAQVCYNIAQFDASTALCYMMHNVATACIATFGTKEQKEEFLPKVAKGEISFALAYSESGSGTHFGLPDITETQAGEYRILKGRKSFVTSAQQANYYLTYTNSCKVNGGKNNWITPNDAQGIIHEEGVWNGLGMRGNVSKPVQYNDVKLPEKYLLGKDGEGETQAGVVAMYFVVGLGAVYSGVGKAAYECALAHCKSRKYTDGSSLADKELVRIHIAELYTKTQAQIALVYEAARAFDNQEADAVCKIFACRINATQLVMDICALAMRLGGGKAYSKLLPLERYLRDAFASQVMAPSLDILQVWLSDALLPKE comes from the coding sequence ATGTTAAGTTTGGAAAACTTAGAACAAAAAGCAGCAGAGTTTGGGAGAGCATTTGTCGCCCCTCATACAGAATCTATTGATAAAGAAGCAAGATTCCCAAAAGAGGCTTATAATGAGCTCAAAAAGCAAGGCTTTATGGGCTTACTCGTGCCTAAAGAATATGGTGGAAGTGGTGGAAACTGCGCTCATCACGCGCAAGTATGTTATAATATAGCACAATTTGACGCTTCTACTGCACTTTGCTATATGATGCACAATGTTGCAACAGCGTGTATTGCAACTTTTGGGACAAAGGAGCAAAAAGAGGAATTTTTGCCAAAAGTAGCAAAAGGTGAGATTTCTTTTGCTCTTGCTTATAGTGAAAGTGGCTCTGGGACACATTTTGGGCTGCCTGATATAACAGAAACGCAAGCAGGAGAATATAGAATCTTAAAAGGGCGTAAAAGTTTTGTAACTTCCGCACAACAAGCAAACTACTACCTTACTTATACAAATTCTTGTAAGGTAAATGGTGGCAAAAATAATTGGATTACACCTAATGATGCACAGGGCATTATACACGAGGAGGGTGTATGGAATGGGTTAGGTATGCGTGGGAATGTTTCAAAACCTGTGCAGTATAATGATGTGAAGTTACCCGAAAAATATTTGCTTGGCAAAGACGGAGAGGGTGAGACACAAGCTGGAGTTGTGGCAATGTATTTTGTCGTAGGGCTTGGAGCGGTGTATAGTGGCGTTGGCAAAGCTGCCTATGAATGCGCACTTGCTCATTGTAAGAGTAGAAAATATACCGATGGCTCATCTTTGGCAGATAAAGAGCTAGTGAGAATCCATATTGCAGAGCTTTATACAAAAACACAAGCACAAATTGCACTTGTTTATGAGGCTGCAAGGGCATTTGATAATCAAGAAGCTGATGCAGTGTGTAAAATCTTTGCGTGCAGAATCAATGCCACACAGCTTGTTATGGACATTTGTGCTCTTGCAATGCGACTTGGCGGAGGAAAGGCTTATAGCAAACTCTTGCCATTAGAGCGATATTTACGAGACGCGTTTGCCTCTCAAGTAATGGCACCAAGCCTTGATATTTTGCAAGTGTGGCTTTCTGACGCACTTTTGCCAAAGGAGTAA
- a CDS encoding phosphate/phosphite/phosphonate ABC transporter substrate-binding protein, translating into MKSILVGAVAYAPQIVPIWDTIREYANDYFKDIRLDYVLFSNYERQVQWLKEGKIDIAWNTNVAYIRSQHITSNGVEAILMRDTDIGFKSVFVTKRDTIKALEDLKGKKFGLGSLDSAQAAIMPLFYLQQTRLALKEMPLDSLHLANTDETLRIYRFNSDVGKHGDTGRSEFDVLDKIKNGELDAGAIGSSTWARIMQEGNYPEMVNFYTSSGYCHCNFTTLKSFDSSLKKSFVEMMKSQNTLKNDPKISSMMSLEGLNEWVLCDENALKGYEEIAQAMKEQHLLDIPSYE; encoded by the coding sequence ATGAAGTCAATTTTAGTAGGTGCGGTGGCGTATGCACCCCAAATTGTCCCTATTTGGGATACGATTAGAGAGTATGCTAATGATTATTTTAAAGATATAAGGCTAGATTATGTGCTCTTTAGCAACTATGAGCGGCAAGTGCAGTGGCTCAAGGAGGGCAAAATTGATATTGCGTGGAATACAAATGTTGCTTATATCCGCTCTCAACACATTACAAGTAATGGTGTAGAGGCAATTTTAATGCGTGATACTGATATTGGCTTTAAAAGCGTATTTGTCACTAAAAGAGACACGATAAAGGCTTTAGAGGATTTAAAGGGCAAAAAATTTGGTTTAGGGAGTTTGGATTCTGCTCAAGCCGCGATTATGCCTTTATTTTACTTGCAGCAAACGCGACTTGCGCTTAAAGAAATGCCTTTAGATTCTTTGCATCTTGCTAACACAGATGAGACACTAAGAATCTATCGCTTTAATAGCGATGTGGGCAAACACGGCGACACAGGGCGAAGTGAATTTGATGTGCTTGATAAGATTAAAAATGGAGAATTAGACGCGGGAGCGATTGGCTCAAGCACTTGGGCGAGAATTATGCAAGAGGGAAACTACCCTGAAATGGTGAATTTCTATACAAGTTCGGGTTATTGCCATTGTAATTTTACAACTTTGAAAAGTTTTGATTCTAGCTTGAAAAAAAGCTTTGTGGAAATGATGAAATCACAAAATACACTTAAAAATGACCCTAAAATCTCGTCAATGATGAGTTTAGAGGGACTTAATGAATGGGTTTTGTGTGATGAAAACGCATTAAAAGGCTATGAGGAAATTGCTCAAGCAATGAAAGAGCAACATCTTTTGGACATACCAAGTTATGAGTGA